In Rosa rugosa chromosome 4, drRosRugo1.1, whole genome shotgun sequence, the genomic stretch TCGACGGAGAAATTGTCGACTTTGAATTCGGCGTTGTGGTCGTTACTATGATCGACGGTGAAGTGGTGCTGGACTAGGACCAGCCAGTCGTCGAGGTCGACTCCAATCTGGACAGAGTCGTCGAGGTCGATTCCTCCGGTGACGAAGCCGTGGTGGGCGGCCCGAGTCTGGAGGAAAGGGAGACGGCCTGGGTCCAGCgccggaggggagagagagcctGGGTCGTGCGCCTGAGCCAGAGGTCAgtagggagagagggaggggcatagagagaggagagagagatcgggatgTGTGAGAGATTGGTGTTGAGTGGCAATGGTTGTAATTGTTTAATTGGgctgagggcaaaatggtcattttctattaaattgtgtatgtgggaataaaaatctgttgctggggtaagtgggataactttggctcattttggggcttttggtcaagatccCTAAATAAATCACAATTTTTGAGAAATGATGTGATATAATTTCTTAACATTTTGAGAAACGATGTGATATAATCTTAACATTGCTGCCAATTTTAACTTAATTCAACAATGCGATGTCAAATAAGGGTATTCTAGTAGTGAAAGATCTAAACTCCGTCGATGTTATCAATTTTCACCTGTTAAGTATGAAATTAACTACAAAAGAATTAGTCTTGATATCAAGGACGTCTCAACtttcacatgcacacatggtgtgcatTCATGCTTGCGATGTTCAAGGTTAACTACTTTTGAAAACCTTTCATGTAATGAGAAACACACTATACTTAAGTTAGTTAGGCTCAAGCacaagcattcacttcttgaaatAGCATTGTGAAAGTAACAAAGCAATTTGCATCAAATATACATAATAACATCAATCCATTAAAAATTTGGCATAAATACAATAACATTAATAAGTTTGGCTAGGGTTGAAAAaattcaaccctagccccaacaataAACTACTCACACGTCTACATAAATTAGCATCAACATAATGGAAAACATTAAGATAATTAGTAGTAGGACTGTTAGTGATGTCACAAGCGAAGAATAATGAAATCAGTGAGCTCATGGAGATAACTCCGCCGGAATGAGTGGTTGTCATGGCGGTGATGTGGTGGCTCCTCTTGCGTGGtagtttcttccttcttctctaACAAGCTTGAAGTGATGACATTGCTTGGTATATGTAATATCATATGATTAGGAGATGTAGCTAGAGAATTTGAGTGGTGGTGATCGTGTTTATAGAAATTATGGagggtggtggagatggagattaTAGAATTTATGGCAGTGGAGATGAAGATTATAGAAATTatggtggtggagatggaagTTTAAATGGTTGTAATGGAGTTGTAGTAGTGGTGGAAAAAGATGGAGAGGTATGGAAGCATGTATGTTGGGAACTAGAATGGAAGAAGAGATCATGATCAAAATGAAAGAAGAAGACTTATGCTAGCTCCTTATGCTACATGTTGGGAACGAGAGAGCAAAGAGTGTAGACTAAGTTTTGAGCCCAAAGGGAAAATATATTAGAAAGGGTGAATGATGGGAGGAAAATGATAACAAAACAGGGTGATTGACACGCAGTTTCTGTGATGAAGAAACAAGACTTTTGAGACATTTGGGGAGTAATAAAAATGGGAAAGAGGGAAAACCAAGGTATTTTGAGACATTTGGGGAGTTTAGATAAAgtgggggaaaaaaaaattgtcgtAAATGTATGTAATGCATGACATGAAAATGGTGAGGCAAGTTACTGAAAGATTTGTTAAGAGCGATCCACAATTTATCTGTATATAATAATAGGAGAATGGTAAGAGCGAGGTTGTAATGAATCAGTAAAAACATCTCCCATTCTTTCCAAAAGAATCCAATTCTGGATTGCAATTGGTGTACACAAGCACAGCATTCAAGTACCTCGTAATGACTTGTGTGGACATTCAAGTTGAATGAGTATCAGTACTTCTCAAATATTTATTATACCACAAATCAAGCGGTTAAACTTGAAAAATCCTGATTTCACACCATTAAAATTTTTGTAGCATCTCTTTATTAGAAATGTTGTTGTTCTTCCTCTCTCCCATCTatcacaacatatatatatatatatacagtaaaCTTCTCATGAGTACAAAACACCAAGAAACATAGAAAATTGATCTGCGATCTTATAGCACCTGGTAGTGAGTGGTAACCAATATCAAACATTTAGCTGATCTTCAGTTCTTCAGAATTTGCCAGGAACATTACAGATGGAGAGGGTATACTAAGTCAATGAAGTATAAAATTGGCATAGCCTTTTTCATTTGGGTTTTTGTTTCAGAAGACCAGAGACAGAAGCACAGTGTGTCGAGTTGTAATTACATTTTTCGCAGCAAGACTGCAGCATTTCAATAACTTTAAGGCACCTGCGAATTATGAACAGAAATCACATAAGTAGTAATGAGAAAACACTAACGGAATATAATGCCATAAATAGGCAGATGTGCACATGGAAACTAATTTGATAGTTTACAGGACACAAAAGAGAGCCAATACCATTCTAACTGGTGGGTAATCAAAGCCAGAACAACCAAATTTCGCTCAAATTGAATAAGAGTTACAACATATGAAAATGgcggtgtatatatatattcaagatTCAATGTATTCAAAAGCAGAGATGAGTATGGTCGAAGTCACGGTGATTTCTATGATGTAGAAGCCCATGATATCCCAACTCATACTCATTCTTGCATTGTCCAACATGAGCAGCTTAAAtaatagagatatgcagtgaTATTTAGGCGGCACAGATGTAGTAAGCTCCTACAATGGTTGCATGCCATGATCCGGGCGGAATTGTGAGAAGAAATAAACCGGGCCCTGCCCTAATTAGCATCCATatgtaattaaaaagaaataaaccctttatttcaaaaaaagaagaaagaaaaaagaaagaatgaagGAATGGAGGCGACGAACAACATACTTGTGAGGGAGGAAGTCATTCTTGGAGAGACATGCCTGAATTAAGCATGCTTCTTTCTTACACGGctccatctctttctctttGCTCTGCTGCTTTCCCAtctcaatctcaatctcaatctcGATCTCGATCCCTCTCCCCACCGCCAAGGCCAAAGCACCCTTTGTTCTTATATtcttacttattttttttttttgattgattatATTCTTActtatttagttatttatttatgggattttgtccatttaccccatttttagggatttttttcccacttaccccattaagtttttttaattacctcttacccaatacactctaagggactcttccctaataccccattaagattttttttttgtttttaatttttttttaataccattttacccctttgttacttagagagagaaaaaaaatggaagagagagaagccataggagactttcgccggaatccggtcaccggccgccggccgccggaatccggtcaccggccgccggattccggccaattttcgccggaatccggtcaccggccgccggattccggccaattttcgccggattccggtcaccggccgccggacatgtttattaccccaataaacgtctattgctccccaagggaggggcaatagaggtctattgccccaatagatgTATATtagcccccaatagatgtctattgcctccaatagtctgttgccccccaatagacgtctattgccccccaatagatgtctatcagccatgtattgccccccaatagccgtctattgcccctcaataagaCTTTCAATTGCCAGAATAAGAACTAATGTCCCtcaatttagacaaataaaactttgattaaagaaaaaaacgaggagattacgtcaattcaaaatgtctattgcccctcaatagaagtctattggcccccaatagccCTATATTACAAGATAATAAaacgttttttcttttctctttttctttcattctgaccataatttacaaaaaaaaaaaacaaaacaaaattttgattgggcacccagaaaatgataTGGGCACCCACGTCCCCCTTCTCCCTTCTTCCTGGTTGCAGACCACCGAACGTCGTCTTCAGGCGAGTGGCGCTGAGCCAAAATCCAACCGGAAATTACGAAACCGAGCCTACAGAAGCGAGAGGACACGACGATGAAGCCACCCACGACGATAAAGCCGCCCACGACGACGGAGccgagggaggagagagagcacGTGGCAGGGAATCTGGCACCGACTATCTGCGCCGAGAGAAAATTGCAGCGATCAAAAATGAGGCGGCGACGAGGAGAGAGTCCGGCGCCGACGATCTGCACGGAAAGAAAATCACAGCGACCAAAAACGAGGCTGTGACGAGGAGAAAGAGTCTGGTGCCGGCGATCTgcacggagagagagagaaacagagagcaAAAACAGAGGCAGCGACTAGGACAGATTCCGGCACCGGCGATCTGCACCGaggggagagagtgagagagagtttcccTCGGTCAAAGTCGAAATGGAGAGAGGGTGAAAAGAGATTGTCAATGGCATTGACGtaatttgataattaagttgaGCCTAAAAGTGTCTTTTTCTTTTacattgggttagtgggaacaaaaatctcttgctggggtaagtgggatcattttagtctattttggtgctttgggtcaaggaccctttattTATACGCTGACGTGGCATTTTAAAAATTATTAACCCTCTATTCCGAATTGTATTTGGGTTaagttgccaaaaaaaaaagaaaaaaaaaaagaattgtatTTGTGTTCTACTTCAGTAGAACAACCGAGAATCGAATTCGGAATTGGAAGacgaaggagagagagaatggaagctCTGAGCGCAAAATCAAAGCTAGCCGCGGTGCTTTGGCTTGAGGGCTTCAGACAGGCCTGTTGCCTTCACCGTGTGCTGATTCTCTGCCACAGGTGggccccccccctctctctccccTAAATTTCTTGTTGTTATTTGGGTGCCTCAGCCTCAGCGTCTTACTATCTTTATTGGTCATGGCAGGTCCAGAAAGCTTCTGATACGCACAGGACAGTGTTTTCTGTTGAATGGTTTCATTTTCTTAGGAaggtaatctctctctctctctctcctctcttctgTGGCTTTAGTTACAAACAAATACAGTATTGGTCtattgtttgtgaaattttgtttgtctcattttgattgatGCATTGGAGACTTTGCTTGTATGGAAAAAGCAAGTGCATGGTGATAATGTTTCTGTCTATAGACTTCAAGGTGATTCCTTCCTACACCATTTTGCAGATGCATGCAGTTGAGTATTTTCCTCAACTCAACTCTTGCACCGCCCATGTCCAAATTACCTTAACTAGGTATTGTGTGAAGCTAAAACCACTCTGTTTCAATGAAAAAACAACTTGGAAAGTGGCTCTTATGCTAACATCAATTACCAATATCCTGGAAATCCACCAAACCTGACAAATACTCTCTTCTCAAGAAAAATTTTGGTTCACAAACTATTGTTAAGGAGGAGGGGGGCGGGTGAAGACATTCAGTGTATAAAAATAAAGACCCTCCTCTGTTACAATATCATGATggagaagcaattgttagtgCTGATGAAAAAACCCAAGattatatcaaaaaaaaa encodes the following:
- the LOC133746280 gene encoding cx9C motif-containing protein 4, mitochondrial; protein product: MGKQQSKEKEMEPCKKEACLIQACLSKNDFLPHKCLKVIEMLQSCCEKCNYNSTHCASVSGLLKQKPK